The Chlamydia poikilotherma DNA segment CGTATTTCAGCGGGGAGATGAGAATTAGTAGCATCTAAGCCAAAGCTAATATTAGAAATGATTAGATCTTTCCCTAAGCTGTTGTAGCTTGTTAACATAGATCCTGGGCTAAGATTTAATATCCCACCTAATTGCTTAAATTCTTGAACGGCAAGAATGGCACCGCTTGTAATAGAAAGAGTTCCGTTATTTAGATATACAGGTTGGTTAAAGATAGAAGTTTTATTACTTTTATCCTGACGATCGATCGCAAGTTTTTCTCCTGAAAAGATAACAGATCCACAATGGAAAATATTATCAATAGAGTTAATGTCCACAGGATTTATACTTTGTGATGTGGCAAGGATTGGATCATAGAAAATAATTGATTGATTTTCATTGGCAATGAGCCGGATAGCTTCAGGAGCACCTTTAATTGTAATCGCATTGTTATTTGTGATTGAAGAGTGCTTGGTAGAGATCTTTGTGATGTTTCCGCTAAATATAATATCTGCATTTTGTGCATGTAAATGTAGTTTTGGTTGCGGCCCACTTAAATAAATCGCACCTCCTCCCAAATTCCCAGATGAATTTTCAGAGAAGATAATTGATTGGGAAGCTGTAAGATTGCAACTTGTTGAGGCTATAGCTCCGCCACCTTCTGCATGATTTTCACTAAAGAAAACAGACTCATCATTGTTTTTAATAATTATCTGTTGAGAATAGACGGCGCCACCCAGCTTGCGAGCGCTATTTTTGCAGAAAGACACCGGAGCAGATTGCTTATTTATATTGCAGAGATTTGTATAAATAGCACCTCCAGATTCTAAAGCTCTATTTTCTATGAAGTTAATCGTATTTTTATTCTTAGTGAATTCAACAGTTCCTTGGGCGTTATAGATTCCGCCACCAGATTTAGCGTAATTTTCTTGGAAGAGAATTTCCTGATTCCCATCAAATAAGATAGAGGATCCAGCAACTTCACTACTGATAGCCCCGCCATTACCTGAATTCGTAATATTTTTTACGACTTCTGCATGGTTCTTAATAAAAGAAATTAAGCCACGTTGCTCACTAAATATCATGCGATTTGGTTGCGCTCCTGTGAGAAGAATCGCACCACCTGCGCCATGACTTACATTATTTTGAAAAAACAGATTTGTATTTCTAGTGAAGAACATATCCTGTCTAGAGGTAAGAACTCCTCCAGTACTTTGATTGTTTTCTACATTGACTGCTTTTAAATTCTCGAAGGTAAGAAGAGATTTAGAAAATACACCCGCTCCCTGACCACCTAGTTGTAAATTAGTGAAATTTAATGTCGCTAGGGGAGTGCTACCTGTAAATGTAAGATTTCCTTCTAAATTGCGAAAGGCTCCTCCGGATTTATGGATACTATAACCAAGAAAATCCTTAAGAGTAAACTCGCCCCGTAAGGTGTAGTTTGTTCCTTGAGGGGATGTAGTTAACATGGTAAATAATTCAGGATCTTCACCCGTATGTATTCCCGATAGAGGCAGAATAATCTCTGTCCCTGATAAACGAGAAACTTGTGTTAATTGTGTTAGTGAAGAAAGAAGTACGAATTTCCAAAAAAACATCTGCTTCATGTTTCAGAATCCTATTCGTTTCACGGTCTAGAGTAAGAGATCTAACTTACATAGAAGGATAAAATAAATACATGGAAATAAAAAATTGATCTAAGCGTATGTTAATAAGAATGGAATAGTTAAAGTCTATTCTATTTTTTTTAACTATATTGAGAGATGCCTCTAAAGATGATATATATCTTTCTCTTTAGAGGCTATAGAGGGAATAGTTAGACGAAATTAATCTTTAGTTTCGTCAATCATTGCTTTTGTGAAATCTTTAATTTCTTTAGATATATTTTTCGCGAGCATTTTTGTTTGCTGAGCAAAAGCTTTTGTGTGTTGTTTAGAATGTTTGAATAAAGTTTTGCCTTTTTTCGTTCCTGAGGTTTTTACTCTAGAGAGTTTTTTCCTTAACTGCACACCACTTTTTGGAGTGAACAAACAAGTAAGCAATGTAGCGATAAATCCTCCGAATAATACACCTCTGAGCCAACGCCAGCGTTTACATGTTTTTTTAGGTTTGTGATTTTTAAACATACTTTCTTCCCCCTACGACAGATTAATCCTTTTTGCGGAATACGCACCAAACGAGTAGAGCAGCAGCGGCCCATTTAGCTCCTCGGCAAATCTTCCCCATCCAGCTACCCTTACTTCCCTCATAGAGAAATTCTTCGATATCTTTAGGTAAATGTTTATTACGTTTGCGTAACCATCCGCAAATAAGCCTTTTCCCTAATAATAAAGGTGCTAGGATCTTAGCTTCAAAATTTAAAATTGTCGTAATCTTACTGACATTTTTAACTATTTTATTGAGCCTATGTAACAAGCTAATAGTTAAAACGAACATTGTTACCATGCACGTTGATAGCAAGACACAACAGACAATTATCGCTCCCGTGAGGTAAGTGTTCATATAAAGTGAATAAACAATTTTTATTTTTATTAATTAATTTCACTTCTTATTTTCTGTTTATTTTTAAAAAAATTAAAGAAAATACTTTTTAATAAATAAGTTGGAATCATAAAAAAGAAAATCCCCAACTTCTTCTGGGGATATGTACTTGATAATAAATAAGATGGAAGGGCAATAACCCCCTAAAAATTCTTATTCTGCTGATGAGGGAAGCTCGATCGCTTTATCGGATGTTGGGAATTCCACCTCTTTTCTCATTAGGAAGACTCCCAATAGGTTAAAGCAGAGGAGAAGAGCCCCGGATACAGACATGATCAATAGAGCTGTATTTTGCGATAAGAAGCAAAACGCTGGTAATATAGCAGCTCCGTATAGAGTGTAGATCTTTGATCCGACGTTTCCGTAAAGAAACTTTGCACATTTTTTCCCTACGAGGAAATACGAAATAATTGTTGTATAACCTGTTACAAAGAAGAATGTGGGAAGTAAGATCTTCACAAGAGGGAAATATGTCCCTAAGGCATGTTCAACAGCTTGAGAAGCGTTATCAAGACCTAGGGACCATGATCCTGATGCAAGTACCATAAGTAAGCTTAGAGTGCAGATAAGATTATCTATAGCAAGTCCTATGATACTTAGCTGAGCTTGTGTTTCTGGACGTTTTACAGAACTTTCACTTTGAATAATAGAGTCAAAGCCGATACCAATATCTCCAGAATAAGCCGCTCTAGAGATGCCTTGGTGAATGGTAGTTGCCAAAGTACAGCCAGCGAATCCGCCAATAGCTCCGTGTCCTGTAAATGCTGATGAGAATACAGCAGAAAATAGTGAAGGAAGTTGGTGGAACTCTTTTATAAGTATGTATAGAGATAATGCACAGTACACGGTAAGGAAAAATGGAAGTACGAAAACACAGATTTTTCCAATACGTTGTAGTCCTCCTTGAACTGCGTAGAGAATTAAAGATAGCAAACCAAAAATGGTGAACAATTTTGGGATGCTCCAACAATGGGAAATCGTGTCAGCAATAACAGAAAACTGATAGATTTCTACACCATAGATACAGAGCAATACAGCTACAATAATAGGTATAAGCTTGGTTCCATAGGCTTTATCTAGGAAGTACATTGGTCCACCCTGATAAACGCCATCGTTATCTACTTTACGGAATTTAATCCCTAAGTACACTTCAGAGTATTTCACTATGGAACCAAAAATTCCTGCAATCCAAACCCAAAATAGGGCCCCGGGACCACCAATGCAGGCAGCGGTAACAATTCCTACAACATTACCAATACCGATATTTCCGCTTGCTGAAGCAAAAAATACCTTCAATGGATGAACACCTCTTTCGCTTTCCTTCCCCTTCTTATTGGAAGACTTTTGCGAATACTGGTAGAAAAGCCTGCAGAATTGAGGAAACTTGGTGAATTGAGAAAAACCAGATTTCCATGAAAAGCTTAGCCCCAGAAAAATAATCATCAGAAAAGCCACGTATGACCAGAAGAAGTCATCGAAGGCTACTAGTAACGAGAAGATTGTGTTCATGGTAAAAACTTTTTTAATAATTAAAATATTTAAACAGTTATTCATTAAGAAGATGGGGAAACTATTATCCCTATTTCATCTTTTGTTTAGTAGGAAAATAAAGCTTATATACGAAGATTAAAGTTCCTAAAGAGATAAAAATATCGGCCAAATTAAATGTTGGAAAGGACCAACGTTTGTAACCGATAGAAATAAAATCCACCACATGCCTGTAAAATAGGATATCTCCAACGTTGCCGATAGCTCCGGAACAGAGGAGAATCAGGGAGAAGCGGATTGAAGGGGGGAGACTTTTCTTTCTTAAAAAAAGAAAAGCAAGAATGCCTAAAATAATTGCTATACGTATAACAAATAAGAAGTATTTATATTTTGAAAATAATCCGAAGGCGGCACCTTCATTAAATGTAGGGCAAATACAAAAAAACAGCTTACCCCAGCTATACTGGTATAGTATGGGGTTAGCATCAGTCAGATTCCCTCGGTACAGCAAAACAGCTAGCTTAGAGACCCAATCAATAAGGACTAGAAATGAAATAGCAAGGAAGGTAGATCGAGAGCGACTAGACATTGGGATTAGTTTCCATAAAGTAGGCCTTTCTCGAACTGTGATTGGGCTTTGACCGTCATTGTAGCATAGGGGATCGCCATTAAACGAGCTAAGGGAATTTCTTCTCCGCTTACATCACAGATCCCGTAAGAAGATTCCTCGATTTTTTCTAGAGCTCGATTAATTTGCCTTAATAATTCGTATTCTTTAGTTGTCACCTCTAAACTGATAGTTCTATCAAAGGTATCGGTACCTTGATCAGCTTGATGCTGAGAATATCCAGTAGCTTCGTTAGGTTTTTTGACTTCTTGAGCGTTCCCTTCTAGGGTATGAGATAGTTTATACTTCATCTCTAGAAGTCTTTGTTTAAAATTGGCTATTTCGTCCTCAGACAACGGCATAGTTTTGTCTCCTTAACCTTAAAATAATAACTATTTTTCCATATCCGGAGTTGCAGATAGCAAAACCTCCATTAATTCGCCAACATCTTTAAATCTTCTATAGACGCAGGCAAATCTAATGTAGGCAATCATGTCTGCCTTTTTTAGATATTTCATTACTAGTTCGCCAATTTCTTTGGTAGAGATTTCCCTATTTTGTTTGCCCAACAGTTCAGATTTCACGTTAGAGGCTATTGCATGCACTTGATCTTGACCTATACGTGTGTGACTAGAAGCGGCATTCAATCCGTTAATTAGTTTAGATTCTT contains these protein-coding regions:
- a CDS encoding polymorphic outer membrane protein middle domain-containing protein, coding for MKQMFFWKFVLLSSLTQLTQVSRLSGTEIILPLSGIHTGEDPELFTMLTTSPQGTNYTLRGEFTLKDFLGYSIHKSGGAFRNLEGNLTFTGSTPLATLNFTNLQLGGQGAGVFSKSLLTFENLKAVNVENNQSTGGVLTSRQDMFFTRNTNLFFQNNVSHGAGGAILLTGAQPNRMIFSEQRGLISFIKNHAEVVKNITNSGNGGAISSEVAGSSILFDGNQEILFQENYAKSGGGIYNAQGTVEFTKNKNTINFIENRALESGGAIYTNLCNINKQSAPVSFCKNSARKLGGAVYSQQIIIKNNDESVFFSENHAEGGGAIASTSCNLTASQSIIFSENSSGNLGGGAIYLSGPQPKLHLHAQNADIIFSGNITKISTKHSSITNNNAITIKGAPEAIRLIANENQSIIFYDPILATSQSINPVDINSIDNIFHCGSVIFSGEKLAIDRQDKSNKTSIFNQPVYLNNGTLSITSGAILAVQEFKQLGGILNLSPGSMLTSYNSLGKDLIISNISFGLDATNSHLPAEIRALGNSGIRLSGSPQIHDPDNIFYNNHDLASQPYQMEIIFKSDKNINTDGFIPEEIAVQQNAYGYQGVWKFNWSGENSKRHKTLKALWIPTGTFILNPEKEGYLVPSSTWTTFTGMRSSNDAILDNYLNNNMLIPIKHICIFGGIVSSVMEQNAANYNNFSMTQAGHNLGIKLPFSPNTVVCATFTQLHGSSSQDNIPGKSHSHMLLGTIAAFKNWRALSFRSSVSYAEESHVMKHQFSKKDITRGSWKNQGFRSSVGLSYAYPKGIRCLKITPFIDLEYTAISQNPFIETGYDPRYFASSHLSNLALPSGVSLEMRFFGAKYSLFTQFSMAYIKDLLRENPVTTASLILNQHSWKVAGVFIGQEAMNLKFRTTFKYRLATAYLGISTIQREGNNLSGDAFGGLSLTF
- a CDS encoding YtxH domain-containing protein, coding for MFKNHKPKKTCKRWRWLRGVLFGGFIATLLTCLFTPKSGVQLRKKLSRVKTSGTKKGKTLFKHSKQHTKAFAQQTKMLAKNISKEIKDFTKAMIDETKD
- a CDS encoding amino acid carrier protein, giving the protein MNTIFSLLVAFDDFFWSYVAFLMIIFLGLSFSWKSGFSQFTKFPQFCRLFYQYSQKSSNKKGKESERGVHPLKVFFASASGNIGIGNVVGIVTAACIGGPGALFWVWIAGIFGSIVKYSEVYLGIKFRKVDNDGVYQGGPMYFLDKAYGTKLIPIIVAVLLCIYGVEIYQFSVIADTISHCWSIPKLFTIFGLLSLILYAVQGGLQRIGKICVFVLPFFLTVYCALSLYILIKEFHQLPSLFSAVFSSAFTGHGAIGGFAGCTLATTIHQGISRAAYSGDIGIGFDSIIQSESSVKRPETQAQLSIIGLAIDNLICTLSLLMVLASGSWSLGLDNASQAVEHALGTYFPLVKILLPTFFFVTGYTTIISYFLVGKKCAKFLYGNVGSKIYTLYGAAILPAFCFLSQNTALLIMSVSGALLLCFNLLGVFLMRKEVEFPTSDKAIELPSSAE
- the lspA gene encoding signal peptidase II, translating into MSSRSRSTFLAISFLVLIDWVSKLAVLLYRGNLTDANPILYQYSWGKLFFCICPTFNEGAAFGLFSKYKYFLFVIRIAIILGILAFLFLRKKSLPPSIRFSLILLCSGAIGNVGDILFYRHVVDFISIGYKRWSFPTFNLADIFISLGTLIFVYKLYFPTKQKMK
- a CDS encoding TraR/DksA family transcriptional regulator, which produces MPLSEDEIANFKQRLLEMKYKLSHTLEGNAQEVKKPNEATGYSQHQADQGTDTFDRTISLEVTTKEYELLRQINRALEKIEESSYGICDVSGEEIPLARLMAIPYATMTVKAQSQFEKGLLYGN
- the nrdR gene encoding transcriptional regulator NrdR — its product is MQCPFCNHGELKVIDSRNAPEANAIKRRRECLNCGQRFTTFETVELTLQVLKRDGRYENFQESKLINGLNAASSHTRIGQDQVHAIASNVKSELLGKQNREISTKEIGELVMKYLKKADMIAYIRFACVYRRFKDVGELMEVLLSATPDMEK